The following are encoded together in the Desulfobotulus mexicanus genome:
- a CDS encoding PAS domain S-box protein has product MTMKIERNRLKPQKIFPNPIPAPWLSMAGALVLLFFTISIPVQAEERNLSDNQRLKALSMASFEAIFLSEKGICIEQNQSAETLFGYTLDDARGRPGTDWIAPIDRPMVMEKMMSGYGGAYEVRALRKDGTEFHAEIQGRIIEVGDRRIRVTALRDISDRKELQAKMAASTRFFMLWLFGVIFLLLALSTGLFFSILQRKRSDSELKKRTWELESIFKSARTVSLIKTDMDSIVEEFSSGAEEIFGYTREEMIGRHVGILHTEAESFILKKYVDRLVQGEGFTIETELVRKNGSLFPALFSVQPVYDTNGSIISTLGITFDISELKAAESSLRRSELKYRLLFENMNAAFALHEMIYDQDGRPVDYRFLEINPMFEKLTGAKREMITGRTVKEAIPETEDYWIETFGQVCLTGQPISYENYSKGIGRHFDTFAFSPEKDHFAVFFVDITDKKKAEENLKTSEERFNRAISGTGAGLWDWDMIKNTVYFSPQWKKMLGYEDHEIPNDFSGWRQLWHPDDALYIEKSIQEYLDGKSESYEVEHRLLNKEGNWQWILTRGEIEKDASGRPIRWTGTNIDITHRKQAEDALKLAKEEAEAANAAKGEFLANMSHEIRTPLNAVIGLSRLMADTPLNIQQHNWLEKINRSSRLLLGIINDILDYSKIDAGKLVLDYQPFTLKDITEEIKTLFKDAAEKKGLELVLSVCPQIPRVVRGDSLRLMQVLTNLLSNAIKFTPKGFVAMSIGHNVCHAEEKTPVHTVQSPKGLLFSVEDSGIGMDNEQIKKIFQPFSQADTSTTRMFGGTGLGLVISKKLVEAMGGELLFHSEPGKGSTFFFYLNLEEASSERGIADRPEALGEKMHFLVVDDQKPARTVLRKILESWNASVHEAGSGMEAIEAVMEADKKEKAFDCILMDWKMPGELDGLGAIKKLDALYKNKVLKGPKSPIFVISAYSREELPREKPLFKAFLSKPVTASDLFEAMVEALGSGNLPRITPKKDSKIPALSGYRILLVEDNALNQEVATRFIEKTGAGVILAENGLKAIEMTEREKPDLILMDLQMPIMDGFEATRKIRETERPDKQGLPIIALSAAVMENDRIKAREAGTSAHMAKPIDEAELYRTLARFLEPRGWINKEKPENDVNHFPELYGFNRKRAMAASLGDRAFYVKMLTSFARQLEEVFIPNTQKITRLNPEEIQHMAHALKGTAATVGAEQVSEIAETMDKTCKQGKLPPDTLIHSLEKALISAEYEIRNLLSSEQKGEKKAPLSVNEEEGRKALGLLLASLQQSELADDALLDTALDFIESMHGPETADEIRRFVEIFDMDQAAGRIQGLVLPQTKEF; this is encoded by the coding sequence ATGACAATGAAAATAGAAAGAAACAGGCTGAAACCCCAAAAGATATTCCCAAACCCCATCCCTGCCCCATGGCTTTCCATGGCAGGGGCCCTTGTCCTGTTGTTTTTTACCATATCCATACCTGTGCAGGCAGAAGAAAGAAACCTTAGTGACAATCAAAGGCTGAAGGCCCTTTCCATGGCCTCCTTTGAAGCCATCTTTCTTTCGGAAAAAGGCATATGCATCGAGCAGAATCAAAGTGCGGAAACCCTGTTCGGTTATACCCTGGATGATGCAAGGGGAAGGCCGGGCACAGACTGGATAGCCCCCATAGACCGCCCCATGGTGATGGAAAAAATGATGTCCGGCTATGGGGGGGCCTATGAGGTCCGGGCTTTGAGAAAGGATGGCACAGAGTTTCACGCTGAAATTCAGGGCCGCATAATAGAGGTGGGAGACAGGCGGATACGGGTAACGGCACTGCGGGACATCAGCGACCGTAAAGAACTGCAAGCAAAAATGGCCGCCAGCACAAGGTTTTTTATGCTGTGGCTTTTCGGGGTCATCTTCCTGCTTCTTGCTCTGAGTACCGGGCTTTTTTTCAGCATTCTGCAACGGAAGCGCTCTGACTCAGAACTCAAAAAAAGAACATGGGAGCTGGAGTCCATTTTTAAATCCGCCAGAACCGTCAGTCTGATCAAGACCGACATGGATTCCATCGTTGAGGAATTCAGTTCCGGCGCTGAAGAAATTTTCGGCTATACCAGAGAAGAAATGATCGGCCGCCATGTTGGGATTCTGCACACAGAGGCAGAATCATTCATTCTAAAAAAATATGTGGACAGATTGGTGCAGGGAGAAGGCTTTACCATAGAAACCGAACTTGTAAGAAAAAACGGCAGCCTCTTTCCTGCCCTCTTCAGTGTCCAGCCTGTGTATGACACCAATGGCAGCATCATCTCTACCCTTGGCATTACCTTTGACATCAGTGAACTGAAAGCCGCAGAAAGTTCCCTTAGAAGAAGCGAGCTGAAATACCGCCTCCTGTTTGAAAACATGAATGCGGCCTTTGCCCTCCATGAAATGATCTACGATCAGGATGGCAGACCTGTGGATTACCGCTTCCTTGAAATCAACCCCATGTTTGAAAAACTGACGGGTGCCAAAAGGGAAATGATCACAGGCCGCACCGTTAAGGAAGCCATACCGGAAACAGAAGACTACTGGATAGAAACCTTCGGTCAGGTCTGTCTTACAGGGCAGCCCATATCCTATGAAAACTATTCAAAGGGTATCGGCCGCCATTTCGATACCTTTGCTTTTTCTCCTGAAAAGGATCATTTTGCCGTATTTTTTGTGGATATAACGGACAAAAAAAAAGCAGAAGAAAATCTTAAAACAAGTGAAGAGCGCTTTAACCGGGCAATTTCCGGAACCGGAGCAGGTCTCTGGGACTGGGATATGATAAAGAACACGGTGTATTTCTCCCCCCAGTGGAAAAAGATGCTGGGCTATGAAGACCATGAAATTCCAAACGACTTTTCCGGATGGAGACAATTATGGCATCCTGATGATGCCCTGTATATTGAAAAATCAATTCAGGAGTACCTTGATGGAAAATCAGAAAGCTATGAGGTTGAGCATCGCCTCCTGAATAAAGAGGGCAACTGGCAATGGATTCTGACACGGGGAGAAATTGAAAAGGATGCATCGGGCAGGCCCATCCGCTGGACAGGCACAAATATTGACATCACCCACCGCAAGCAGGCCGAAGACGCCCTGAAGCTTGCCAAGGAAGAGGCCGAAGCTGCCAATGCCGCCAAGGGAGAATTTCTGGCTAACATGAGCCATGAAATCCGCACCCCCCTCAACGCCGTGATCGGCTTAAGCCGTCTTATGGCAGATACACCTTTAAATATCCAGCAGCATAACTGGCTTGAAAAAATAAACCGCTCTTCCCGCCTCCTTCTGGGGATCATCAACGATATTCTCGATTATTCAAAAATCGATGCAGGCAAACTGGTGCTTGATTACCAGCCCTTTACCCTCAAGGACATCACCGAAGAAATAAAAACCCTCTTTAAGGATGCTGCCGAAAAAAAGGGGCTGGAGCTGGTACTGTCCGTCTGTCCGCAAATTCCAAGGGTGGTAAGGGGCGACTCCTTACGGCTGATGCAGGTTCTCACCAACCTTTTAAGCAATGCCATCAAATTTACTCCCAAGGGCTTTGTTGCCATGAGCATCGGCCATAATGTCTGCCACGCAGAGGAAAAAACGCCTGTCCATACGGTTCAAAGCCCAAAAGGACTTCTGTTCAGCGTGGAAGACAGCGGCATAGGCATGGACAATGAGCAGATAAAAAAAATCTTTCAGCCCTTCTCCCAGGCAGACACATCCACCACAAGGATGTTTGGCGGCACAGGCCTTGGCCTTGTGATCTCCAAAAAACTTGTGGAAGCCATGGGCGGCGAGCTTTTATTCCATTCCGAACCCGGTAAAGGAAGTACCTTCTTTTTTTACCTGAATCTGGAAGAGGCTTCTTCTGAAAGAGGCATTGCAGACAGACCGGAAGCTTTAGGGGAAAAGATGCACTTTCTGGTGGTGGATGATCAAAAACCCGCCAGAACCGTTCTGAGAAAAATCCTTGAGAGCTGGAATGCCAGCGTCCATGAGGCTGGCAGTGGGATGGAAGCCATTGAGGCGGTTATGGAGGCAGATAAAAAAGAAAAAGCTTTTGATTGTATTCTCATGGACTGGAAAATGCCCGGAGAACTGGATGGGCTGGGAGCCATTAAAAAACTGGATGCGCTGTACAAAAACAAGGTGCTGAAAGGCCCCAAATCACCGATATTTGTGATCAGTGCATACAGCAGAGAAGAGCTTCCCCGTGAAAAACCCCTTTTCAAGGCCTTTCTGTCCAAGCCAGTAACCGCTTCCGATTTATTTGAGGCCATGGTTGAAGCTCTGGGCAGCGGCAATCTTCCTCGCATCACCCCAAAAAAAGATTCAAAAATTCCTGCCCTAAGCGGTTACAGAATTCTCCTGGTGGAAGACAACGCCCTGAATCAGGAAGTAGCAACCCGTTTTATTGAAAAAACAGGTGCAGGGGTCATCCTCGCAGAAAATGGCCTTAAAGCCATTGAAATGACAGAACGTGAAAAGCCGGATCTCATTCTCATGGATCTTCAGATGCCCATCATGGATGGATTTGAAGCCACCCGTAAAATCCGGGAAACGGAAAGGCCCGACAAACAGGGGCTGCCCATCATCGCCCTTTCTGCTGCGGTGATGGAAAATGACCGCATAAAGGCCAGGGAAGCGGGTACCAGCGCCCATATGGCAAAGCCCATTGATGAGGCGGAACTGTACCGCACTTTAGCCAGATTCCTTGAACCCAGGGGCTGGATCAATAAAGAAAAACCAGAAAACGACGTGAATCACTTCCCTGAACTTTATGGCTTTAACCGTAAAAGGGCCATGGCAGCATCCCTTGGGGACAGGGCCTTTTATGTGAAAATGCTTACATCCTTTGCAAGGCAGCTTGAAGAAGTCTTTATCCCCAACACCCAAAAAATAACCAGGCTGAACCCGGAAGAAATCCAGCACATGGCCCATGCCCTGAAGGGAACCGCCGCAACGGTGGGGGCTGAACAGGTATCAGAAATTGCAGAAACCATGGATAAAACATGCAAGCAGGGCAAGCTTCCTCCTGATACCCTTATACATTCCCTTGAAAAAGCCCTTATATCTGCCGAATATGAAATAAGAAACCTTTTATCCTCAGAGCAGAAAGGGGAAAAAAAAGCCCCCCTTTCTGTCAATGAAGAGGAAGGCCGCAAGGCCCTTGGGCTTCTCCTTGCCAGCCTTCAACAAAGCGAACTTGCAGATGATGCCCTTCTGGACACGGCCCTTGATTTTATAGAAAGCATGCACGGCCCGGAAACAGCGGATGAAATCCGCAGATTTGTGGAAATTTTTGATATGGATCAGGCCGCAGGGCGGATTCAAGGATTGGTTCTTCCTCAAACAAAGGAATTTTGA
- a CDS encoding ATP-binding protein, with the protein MASIAKSEFLANMSHEIRTPMNAVMGLSRLLSDTPLNDQQKDWLAKINRSSRLLLGIINDILDYSKIEAGKLELDPHPFALDALLEEVQDLFMESAAEKKLAFTLTIPENMPKTLMGDSLRLMQILSNLVSNAIKFTEKGFISLIVKLNPESMAGSENSSGSEKPDTALADLVFSVEDSGIGMDEDQVAKLFQPFSQADTSTTRKYGGTGLGLVITKRLVQAMGGELALSSFPNKGSTFSFDLKLPATTMQPVKNHENAERPSFSGYRILLVEDNPLNQEVAIHFIEKTGAAVILAENGLKAIEMTEREKPDLILMDLQMPVMDGFEATRKIREMEKPDARPLPIIALSAAVMENDRIRAREAGTSGHLEKPIDESELYRTLSGFLDPCGLIIKENTCTPTDLFPELKGFNEKKAMAASLGDRAFYVKILKSFAKQLGEDYIPKAKNIHQLNAKEIQHMAHSLKGTAATVGAVQIAEIAASMDAICKDEKIPSKALALSLERALESAYSEISIFLSSEKVPEQTLQNPADEKEGLKAAKDLLDMLCQNVFVEDTLLDPALDFICKKHGADKALKIRELVEIFDLSAAAEDLDKLLGEEEAGDKGNPKKP; encoded by the coding sequence ATGGCAAGTATCGCCAAAAGTGAATTCCTTGCCAACATGAGCCATGAAATCCGCACCCCCATGAATGCGGTGATGGGCCTGAGCCGCCTGCTTTCCGACACGCCCCTCAATGACCAGCAAAAAGACTGGCTTGCAAAAATCAACCGGTCTTCCCGCCTTCTTCTGGGGATCATCAATGACATTCTCGATTATTCCAAAATTGAAGCAGGAAAGCTTGAGCTGGATCCCCATCCCTTTGCCCTGGATGCGTTGCTGGAAGAGGTTCAGGATCTTTTCATGGAATCGGCAGCGGAAAAGAAACTGGCCTTTACCCTGACCATCCCGGAGAACATGCCCAAAACCCTGATGGGTGATTCCTTAAGGCTGATGCAGATATTGAGCAACCTTGTCAGCAATGCCATCAAATTTACGGAAAAAGGTTTTATTTCCCTCATCGTAAAATTGAATCCTGAATCCATGGCGGGAAGTGAAAACAGCTCTGGATCTGAAAAGCCAGATACAGCACTGGCAGATCTTGTTTTCTCTGTGGAAGACAGCGGTATCGGCATGGATGAAGATCAAGTGGCAAAGCTCTTTCAGCCATTTTCCCAGGCAGATACATCAACCACCCGCAAATATGGCGGCACAGGCCTTGGACTTGTCATCACCAAAAGATTGGTGCAGGCCATGGGAGGAGAACTTGCACTCTCATCCTTCCCCAACAAAGGCAGCACCTTTTCCTTTGATCTGAAACTGCCCGCCACAACCATGCAACCGGTCAAAAACCATGAAAACGCCGAACGTCCTTCCTTCAGCGGCTACCGCATTCTTCTTGTGGAGGACAATCCCCTGAATCAGGAAGTGGCAATCCATTTTATTGAAAAAACGGGCGCAGCGGTCATCCTTGCGGAAAATGGCCTCAAAGCCATTGAAATGACAGAACGTGAAAAACCGGATCTGATTCTCATGGATCTTCAGATGCCTGTTATGGACGGCTTTGAAGCAACAAGAAAAATCCGGGAAATGGAAAAGCCTGATGCCAGACCCCTGCCCATCATCGCCCTTTCTGCTGCGGTGATGGAAAATGACCGCATAAGGGCCAGAGAAGCAGGCACCAGCGGCCATTTGGAAAAACCCATAGATGAATCTGAACTCTACCGAACCCTGTCCGGCTTCCTTGACCCCTGTGGCCTCATCATAAAAGAAAATACCTGCACCCCCACAGATCTTTTTCCTGAACTCAAGGGATTTAACGAAAAAAAAGCCATGGCCGCATCCCTCGGGGACAGGGCCTTTTATGTAAAAATACTGAAATCCTTTGCAAAACAGCTTGGGGAAGATTATATCCCCAAAGCAAAAAATATCCATCAACTCAATGCAAAAGAGATACAGCACATGGCCCACAGCCTGAAGGGAACAGCCGCAACGGTGGGGGCTGTTCAGATTGCAGAGATTGCTGCATCCATGGATGCCATCTGCAAAGATGAAAAAATCCCTTCCAAGGCCCTTGCTCTCTCCCTTGAAAGGGCCCTTGAATCGGCATATTCTGAGATCAGCATTTTTTTATCCTCGGAAAAAGTCCCGGAGCAAACCCTACAAAACCCCGCCGACGAAAAGGAAGGGCTTAAGGCGGCAAAAGACCTCCTTGACATGCTCTGTCAAAATGTCTTTGTGGAAGACACTCTTCTTGATCCTGCCCTTGATTTTATATGCAAAAAACACGGTGCAGACAAAGCTCTTAAAATCCGGGAGCTTGTGGAAATATTTGATCTCTCGGCAGCGGCTGAAGATCTTGATAAACTGCTTGGGGAAGAGGAAGCGGGAGACAAGGGAAACCCCAAAAAACCGTAA